acTTTACATTTACATTTAGTTCTCAAAATACATAATTAAATTGTCCCAACATATATTTAAGATAgacagatttgaaaaatatgaaacaaataacAAAACATGACATGAGGggtatttaaaaaatgaaagtaGATTCCCTACACAGTCAATTTGGGAAGAATCCCCTAAATGACACCGGGAATAATGGCAGTCACATGCCCCCAAGCCCCACAGTCAGGGAAAGATAAATAATAAAGTAAACCCATGTGAGGGGGCATACGGTACATTAGCTACATATTATCTACATGGCAAACTTTTCCTCCTTAAAAAAGTTAAACACAAAtgaactataatttttttttttttcttttaattgaaaTATCAAACTTTCAATACTACACATTTTGCACAAAAATCCTTTATGGGAAACAATGAGCAATAATGAACAGCCAATTGCTAGGGTGCATGCCATGGCCTTCCTAACTGATAGATCCTCACTGTCGCTCACTCGCTCACTACAAAGGATTGTAGCCGAcacattttctcttctctctgaAAATCCACCATGCAAGGTTATAGGTATATCAATTGCAAATTCAAAAAcacttcaatttatttttatcaatattGTCAATTCGAATCAATATTGCAGGCGATATCATTTGGTTTCAAATCCTCTGCAGTGAGCAGTGAGTCACAATAGGGATCTAACAGTTGAGAAAAACCCGATATGCAACCCAGCCGTTGAATCCTCACTTTCAATCTCTGCTTACAGTGGAGGATTTTTCTGTATACTACTACGTATGGGCGTCGATACTACTAGTAGTATTTAGttacaaaatttaaaattccTACAGCCGGAACCAAACCTTGCCGCCATTATTGCAGGTTTGCCGTTAACGCCAAGTCATCTCTCTGATTCTGTTATCCTCAAACACAAAgcaacaaaagagagagagagagagagaatcaactTCAGTCAAAGAAGCAAAAGTGTCAAATCATGGGGtaatgggaaaaaagaaagggttcGGTGACCAGTCCCCAACTCCCAACCAAGAACAGCGCAAATCCCAAAACAAATACAGATCAAGAAGTacaaaaggattaaaaaaaaacccactatCTTAGATCTCTCTTTTACCCCTCCGCTCCCCACGCTCCAGCCTGAGAATTTGAAAAACAGTAAGAGAAGAAGTTCCTTTCCAGTTCAGTACTTCAGTGGATGTTGATTCTCTTATTATATAGTTTAGATCTAAAAGCAACAGTGAGTTGTGACCTAACTATTGCTAATTTTGTAAATCCAGAAGCACCGTGATCCTGTATCAATTcaaccatggaagaagaagatggtaaATGAGAACGCAGTGCTATTTTCGTAGCTCAAATCGATTACCCATTAGAGGAGAGTCAATTATTGGCAGGTAAACGACTCATCTGAGATAATCTTTGGCTACCCAGTTGTCATTTTGATTTGGGTTCTTCAatatttccagggttttggggaATCTGTACTATTTTTTTCCTACGGTAGTGGTAGACTTGTACTATTCACGATCACGATAGGACCCAACAAGagattttataaaaaatgatttggtTGGTTCTTTCGGTTTTTGTGGATtaattttgtttgtttaatGTTTTCGCATAAACCCTCCTTTTATTTATTCGTTTTTGTGGCTAACATCGGCGGTCTTGAATCTTGAGCCATAAATTCTGCATTTAATTCGTTTTTCTCTCTTAGGAAAGGAAAATGTTCATTTCGATTGAAAAAGAACAGATTTCTTTGCCTACAGAGAAGGTAACCGAGTCAATGGAAGTGGCATCCCACCTGTGCTCAAACCCAGATTCATTTGATGGGTTTCCACCGGTTTCTGGACTTCCAATATCGCCTCCCACTCCAGCGGTctatatggatgtgaatgtggTTCCAGAGCATGAAAAGGAAGAGCTTCAACGAACAATCCTGAATCTCGAAGGTAATGTTTGTTTCCCCACTTGGATTTGTTAACTCCCGCTTCTGCTGCTGCTGAAATGTCTtgcctttgatttggttttgaaggAGATATAGTGGAACTGAGGTCAAAGCTGAGATCTTTGGATGAGAAGCGGAGAGGAGCTCTGAATAAGATACTTGACCTAAAAGGTATTTGGTCGTACACTCTTACTTGGTTTAGTTGCTATGAATCTCTTAAAATTCTGTTTCGCTTCAAGTAACTGTGTCCGGTTTCCAGGTAGCATCAGAGTCTTCTGTAGGGTTCGACCTTTTCAATCTACTAACATGAGAAGAACTCGAGAACCTATTTCCACTGAATCAGATAAAATTGTGGTTAGGTCAGCTGGAAGTCGGAAAGAATACGGTTTTGATAAAGTGTTTACTCAAGAGGCAAGCCAAGGTGGGTACCCAATATTCAGAATTTGTTTAtgtgaatttcaaaattctccATTTCTAGCCAAAGTAACAAACTCTTGCTTGATTTGAGAATCCTACAGAGGATGTCTTTGTGGAGGTTGAACCAATAATCAGATCCGCACTTGACGGGCACAATGTATGCATATTAGCATATGGGCAAACAGGAACTGGGAAGACATTTACTATGGTGAGTGACTGAAATATAATTAGCTACTTCCGTATCTATGGTGTTGAATTTTCCTCATTTATCAATTAGCATTCACAATTGGTGATTCTGAGGTAATTCTATAGGAGGGATCAAATGACCAACTGGGGATTGTTCCTCGTGCACTCGAAGAGCTCTTTTGTCAAACTTCTCAGGATAGCTCAGCTTCATTTCATTTCTCAATGAGCATGTTGGAGGTTTACAAGGGTAGTCTCAGGGATTTACTTGCCCCAAAGCCATCTGCTAGAGCTTATGAAACTTCCTCTAATAAATGGTAATTAAAAGTTTCTATTCAGAAAATCTGCAGGGTGTGTTTGGTTGCTTACTGAGGTTTTTCTGGTGCAACAGCAATCTTAACATTCAGACAGACCCTAATGGAGCTGTGGAAATTGAGAAGCTCACTGATGTGACTGTCTCTGATTTTGCACAAGCAAATCGGTGGTACACAAAAGGGAGGCGTGCAAGATCAACATCATGGACTAATGTAAATGAGGCATCTAGTAGATCCCACTGGTGGGTTCCCTGGCTTCTCCTGATTTTGAGTTGTTCTGATGAATTTTTTGGATCGGTAATTATATTGTCTGTTTTAGTTCTATATATCTAGCTTAACTAGAGTTACGATTGGGCGATCATGGGGTCTGGCGGGAGGTAAAACAGAAGTAAGCAAACTGTGGATGGTAGACCTTGGAGGAAGTGAACGATTGTTGAAGACAGGAGCGGCTGGGCAGACTCTTGATGAGGGAAAAGctataaatctctctctctcagctttGGCTGATGTAATTGCAGCCCTCAAAAGAAAGCTTCGTCATATTCCTTACAGGCAAGTTCTCCTTTACGAAATTGGGGTTAATTTTTAACTTgtattcttcctttttttggtgGGTAAATTGGCCCCAACCATGATGTATGGTTGCAATGCAAGGATCCCAAACTCTAGGGAGTGGTTCCCCAAACATGGCTTCATTTCTTCCCTTGAAATCAAGGAATCTTCTAGTTTAAGA
This Macadamia integrifolia cultivar HAES 741 chromosome 10, SCU_Mint_v3, whole genome shotgun sequence DNA region includes the following protein-coding sequences:
- the LOC122090752 gene encoding kinesin-like protein KIN-14U isoform X1 codes for the protein MFISIEKEQISLPTEKVTESMEVASHLCSNPDSFDGFPPVSGLPISPPTPAVYMDVNVVPEHEKEELQRTILNLEGDIVELRSKLRSLDEKRRGALNKILDLKGSIRVFCRVRPFQSTNMRRTREPISTESDKIVVRSAGSRKEYGFDKVFTQEASQEDVFVEVEPIIRSALDGHNVCILAYGQTGTGKTFTMEGSNDQLGIVPRALEELFCQTSQDSSASFHFSMSMLEVYKGSLRDLLAPKPSARAYETSSNKCNLNIQTDPNGAVEIEKLTDVTVSDFAQANRWYTKGRRARSTSWTNVNEASSRSHCLTRVTIGRSWGLAGGKTEVSKLWMVDLGGSERLLKTGAAGQTLDEGKAINLSLSALADVIAALKRKLRHIPYRNSKLTQILKDSLGDGSKALMLVHISPCEEDVGETTSSLNFARRVRAIVSSRECPEELKKQQEKRMFELHEEMREAEEECQKLGNKLQKAEFLLHENKKLFSTTYRVLEHPDELSVNHMEDLKEVIATPRTADRAVRKNISSFPRFMTSTVASRQRYSAADGEINARTNGEINGRARISRLGARSSIQFTVSQSLSYSDAHFKVSLRNSNKKSRHGELKNMLTESPDFNGLESRTSSTPQYKRVTSSNPTLRVMQCHHRRRMSDLI
- the LOC122090752 gene encoding kinesin-like protein KIN-14U isoform X2, translated to MEVASHLCSNPDSFDGFPPVSGLPISPPTPAVYMDVNVVPEHEKEELQRTILNLEGDIVELRSKLRSLDEKRRGALNKILDLKGSIRVFCRVRPFQSTNMRRTREPISTESDKIVVRSAGSRKEYGFDKVFTQEASQEDVFVEVEPIIRSALDGHNVCILAYGQTGTGKTFTMEGSNDQLGIVPRALEELFCQTSQDSSASFHFSMSMLEVYKGSLRDLLAPKPSARAYETSSNKCNLNIQTDPNGAVEIEKLTDVTVSDFAQANRWYTKGRRARSTSWTNVNEASSRSHCLTRVTIGRSWGLAGGKTEVSKLWMVDLGGSERLLKTGAAGQTLDEGKAINLSLSALADVIAALKRKLRHIPYRNSKLTQILKDSLGDGSKALMLVHISPCEEDVGETTSSLNFARRVRAIVSSRECPEELKKQQEKRMFELHEEMREAEEECQKLGNKLQKAEFLLHENKKLFSTTYRVLEHPDELSVNHMEDLKEVIATPRTADRAVRKNISSFPRFMTSTVASRQRYSAADGEINARTNGEINGRARISRLGARSSIQFTVSQSLSYSDAHFKVSLRNSNKKSRHGELKNMLTESPDFNGLESRTSSTPQYKRVTSSNPTLRVMQCHHRRRMSDLI